Below is a genomic region from Macadamia integrifolia cultivar HAES 741 unplaced genomic scaffold, SCU_Mint_v3 scaffold213, whole genome shotgun sequence.
CTAAAAATCATCATCAGATTGACAGTATGTTCCAGCTTTCCATTGCCATTGTGTTCTTTTCTGGAatcatgttttcttctttatcaCAAACATTAACAATGTAGAAGTTAGCCTCAGATTTAATTGAATTCCATGTATGTTTAAGTATTATTCgatcttctttttaattttattctcATTATTGTTGTTTTACATCCTTTTTCAGATTCTTGACTATCCTGGTCTAAAGTTGGAGGTTGAAGTCCCTGTCGACTGAATAAACTCAAAGAAGCTCTTCACTAAAATCAACATGTTGTTCTCTCCTTAGCATGTCAGCCTGACTTCTTTCTACGGCTAGCTTCCCTGATCCACCGCCCAACCTTGACCGATGAGTTAACCAAGAGAGGAGACTCAATGGCACCCTTGTAACATGGCTAGATGTCGAGCGGAAGAAACATCTGTTTATAGTGTCctctttcttcattcttctcttGAAAATAGTGAATAAGCAAGCATTTCATGTATCACAGAGAAATTAAAGATTCAgaatttttgtaaaattttccaaaaaatatcTATTTAGCTTACTCCTGCTTCTCTTAAACTTCGTGTTAACTAATCCATTTTTATCTATGAAATCGAATTCTTCGTGGAATTCATAAATTTATGATTCCATAAGGTGACATAAATTGGACGGCCTCGACTGACTGTTAAGGTTGGATTTGGACTATAACATCCTAAGGTAAAGCTTTAGGAAATTGTGAGTGTGTGGATGATGTCTGCTGTACCATCTTTAGTGTCTAGTACAAGACATTCATTCTGCTTCCTTGGAAAGATGtggaaaaacaaaagagaagaaagtgaCCCATCGGTATTAAcctagaagagaaaagaaaataaaaggatctATCAGTAATTAAATTGAAACATGGGGCTAATTGGGAGTTCGGGGAACACCATATTGGCACCAAACGTCGTAGTCTCAGAGTCTCCCAAACAGTAATGGAGCCAAAATTTGTTCgtttcttcttcagttcttggCACTCATATCAACAACCGCCATAGTATTTTGTTGCTAATACTCTTCCCACTCTCTCTGCTTGCGTGTGTGTTTGCTTAATggacaagcaaagaagagaaagTCCCTTCAAGAAGCAGTCTTCTTCTCATATGGTATCTGCAACTCTGTCAAGTAAGTAACCATCATTCATTTTCATGGTATTCAAGTTCATCTATTTGAGTGTCCTAAGGTTAGTGATGATACTTCCCACTACAAGTGGTATTCCTTTTAAGGAACTACTATTTTTTGGTTGCATTCAACgaatttttaatttgttttcttgattcatatgttttttttatgGGCTCTgtgagattccttcttcttttttccctcttcttttcaCTATTTTGACGATTGATCTACAATATTTAGGATATACAGGAGCCAAAAATATTCCTTCTTAGAACATTCGAAAGGGATTCTGTATGTATAAAAGGAAGATTTCTTGGTTTTTTACTTCTGGATTGAATGGCATAAGGACCCACCAAAGCAATTTAAGATAAACAGGAGGGAGCGATGGAGAATTTGGACACTGAAGTCAATGATTCCGCTCATGAGTTAAATGTGATGAGAGAAGATTGGACAGTTTATAAGAGGAACATCAGTGATGGTGATACAGGGGAAGGAGTGGGCAGTGGTTTCAAATCTAATAATTTACCTCCAGCTTCTCTGCTTGGCAATCTTCTAAATGATTTAAGCCTATgtgagaaagaaagggaaggagatTTTGGAGTTTCAAGTCCAATACGATCAGGTGAAATAATGGAGGTTGGATGTTCAAGATGTATGGCTCATGGAGATTTCACTAACAGTAAATCACAGTTGCATCTTCGTAAGGTCAAGGAACTTCATAGGAGATTGcaaaatcttgaagaagatACAAAAGCTATGAAGAATGAATTTGTTGCCTGTGTAGATGAATGCAACCAGCTGTTGAATGAGGTATCCCAGAAGTTCTATTCTGTAAACCAACGCATAAGAAGTCGAATGATAGGAGAGGATTGTGTTGAGGGAGCACTGATCCTTGGCACCGATAAGGTATTGCTTTTGTTCCTCGGCTTCTTTGATTTTTGCTTGGTCTTTATAGTAAACAAAAGGTGCTATCTTTCAAATGTTCCTTTGGAATTATTTATATCACATGGCCATTAGTGaaattttccaactttggtttTCATTTTCGTCTTAATATGTTGACCAGTGAATTTCACTCATTCATTAAGATTCAAATTTCCCTGTGGAAACCAGATAGTTGTGATTTGCAGATTTATCCTACATTTGATATCTTGGTGCAAACTATTTGGTTGCCAATTTGTTGTATTACCAAGTTATAGAATGTTCTTTATCAAATAAAAAGCCAACATTTAGTAATTCTTCTTGATTGGTGATGAGGACATCATCCAAACCTGTCCTGCACCAATTGGTCACAAAATATCGCGTCCTCTGAGCAAAAAGAGCTTAAATTTTGGGTTCTTGGAGAACAATGTATGAACATGGAAGGAACTAAATAAAGCATCTGGAGAGCAAGCAGAAGcttaatttttgggtttttggagAACAATGCATGAACTTAACAATCTGAAGGAAATCTTGAAAATTATAGAACAATAAAGCAATGAAAGAACAATTGCGCAATTTAAATCTCTTATGCGATTTCACAACTGCTTCCCTTTCCCCTTCAATTTCTAGTTCAAAATCTGGATTTCTAAGATGGTGGCCACTATATCTAAAATGTGTTTCTcttctgttaagtttgtctcaaattcttgacctgttttgaagattgacccactccgacatattttggtggcaacccgaaTGTGAAGTTTTATGAGATCTGtaatggaagcagaggggttgggccgataggcccaagcccggagcccatcactgatctcgtatgggggtgcgggagTGTAGCCCCTgcggtatggttcgatcggatcgaccgcgacccaatgagtcgacccacgacttggagtatataatgtactgttgcttgttggtttttcgaactagggtttcagggtgagttttcgaaccgctgcttgggtgtaatctctcttctgcatagtgaaacatcttcttcttcgtccgaggatgtagcacac
It encodes:
- the LOC122065833 gene encoding uncharacterized protein LOC122065833 is translated as MENLDTEVNDSAHELNVMREDWTVYKRNISDGDTGEGVGSGFKSNNLPPASLLGNLLNDLSLCEKEREGDFGVSSPIRSGEIMEVGCSRCMAHGDFTNSKSQLHLRKVKELHRRLQNLEEDTKAMKNEFVACVDECNQLLNEVSQKFYSVNQRIRSRMIGEDCVEGALILGTDKGKTTRTGLLQVLYQEPNPSLVTRAHKTDPSVCRTLLNACRKF